A region of the Leeuwenhoekiella sp. MAR_2009_132 genome:
TTTGGGTTACCACCGGGATTAAAAATATAATCTCCATTAGCATCATAAGGTTGCGCATAAGGTAACTGTCCTAAAGCCGCTTCATAAAGCGTTCTTGACCCTCTTGATCCTCCGGCTGCATACCCATAATCCTGTACCGAATAACTCGCATTGATCGTTCCTCCTATGGTAAACCAGTCTACCGGAGATAATTCTAAATTCATCAAAGCACTGTAGCGTTTGTATTCCTGACCCGGTACGGTTCCCTGTTGATCTAAATAACCTGTAGAGATATAGGCTTTCATTTTTTCAGTACCCATATTGGCACTCAGGTTGTGTTGCTGTAAAATACCTGTTTGTTCTGCAAAATCGGTCCAGTTTGCAGTAGGTACCTGTGAACCGTCATATACCGGTATTTCACTTACACCATAAAGGGCCTGCTCTTCTGCAGTCGCAGGGCGGGTTTGTACGATGCGTGCATCACGGTCAACCCAGGAGTACCCGTCTAAAATATTATTTAATGCCGTCTCATCACCGCCAAAATACTGTGCATCTAAGATTGGGTCTGCATAGCCCTTACTCTGATAAAGACCGGCACCGCGTAACGCATCTCGTCTGTATTCGGCATAGTCTCCTGCATTCCAATAGTCAGCAAGATTACGTATGTTTTCGACAGTTACATTGGTACTGTAGTTTAATTGAAATCTTCCGTCTTTACCACTTTTGGTAGTTACTAATACCACGCCGTTTGCACCACGTGAACCATAAATAGCAGTTGCCGAAGCATCTTTTAGAATCTCAACAGATTCAATATCATTAGGATTGAATGCTTCTAAGCCACCCGATTGCAGCGGTACACCGTCAACCACATACAGAGGACTGCTATTACCGCTTATAGAGCGTTCACCACGTATACGTATAGAACCTATTTCACCCGGTCTCGCATTAGATGAAATATTTACCCCGGCAGCTTTACCCTGAATACCTTGTAAAGTGTTTTGAACCGGGAAGTCATTGAGTTCATCTGCAGATACCTGCGAGATAGCACCAGTTATATCTGACTTCTTTTGGGTACCATATCCCACTACGATGACGGCGTCTAATTCTGAGCTATCTTCTTGTAACGTAATAGGATATGAATTTGCAGCACCTACAAGTTGCGAAATCGATTTCATTCCTACAAAAGAAAAAAGGAGGGTTTGGCCTTCATTAGCCTGTAAGCTGTAATTACCGTCAAAATCGGTTTGGGTACCTGTTGAGGTTCCCTGTACAATGACATTAACTCCCGGGAGCGGCATTCCCTGAGAATCTGTAACGGTACCCGATACTGTTTTTTCTTGTGCCCAGATGGTTATACTAAGCATTAAAAAACTTAAAAACAGTACGATGTGTTTTTGCGTTTTTTTCATATTCATTAATTTTTAGAGAGATAAACTAGCATTAGTTGTTTGTGCTTTAAAATTAAATAAAGGAAACGGTAGCGCTATCCTGTACTTACTGTGCTGTACTGTCCTGCTTTATGTTAATATAGTCGTGGTAGTTTCTACTATACATTAATTAGTGTGCTCAACAGGACGGCACAGGATAGCATTTGATTTATGAACTTTTATTTTTAGCATAACTTGAATACCTGTAGCATACCCACTTATTTTTAGCAATTAATTACCTTGAATTAATGACCTATACCAACCCTAAATATTTATTGATCCTCTCAGCCTTAATGGTTTTTTTAAGTTGTAAAACGCAAGAGCATCAAGAACCGTTAAAAAATTCGATCTGGCCTGAAGTTACCAATACCACTAAGCCGTGGACACGCTGGTGGTGGATGGGTAGTGCAGTAGATAAACCCAATCTAAAAAAACACCTCATTGCTTTTCAAGAAGCAGGTCTTGGCGGAGTGGAAATTACTCCCATATATGGTGTAAAAGGGGAAGAAGCTAATTTTCTAGATCATCTTTCTCCAAAATGGCTGGAGATGCTAGATTATACCATTTCTACCGCAGACAGTCTTGGTCTGGGAGTCGATATGGTTTTAGGAACCGGCTGGCCTTATGGTGGGCCACAGGTTACAAAAGAGTTTGCCGCAACCAAGCTGGTAGTGTCTACTTATACGGTAAGAAAAGGAGTTGCCTTTACTAGCGCCATTCATCCACCAGCTATCGAAAAGCAACCTGCAGTGTTCTCTGCTTTGTTAGCTTACGACGACGATGGAAACTTAAAAGATTTAACGACACAAGTTAGTGACGGGACAATTTCATGGGAGAATCCTGATGCAGACTATACCGTATATGCCTTATTTACCGGTAAAACAGGTCAGCAGGTAAAACGGTCTGCCCCGGGTGGTGCAGGTTATACTTTAGATCATTATTCTAACGAAGCTTTTGAGGCATACGTAAAACCTTATGATTCTGCATTTGCGAAATTAAATGGAAATCTTCGTGCTATTTTTAATGATAGTTATGAAGTATATGGTACCGATTTTACACCTAAGTTCTTTTCTTTTTTTGAAGAACACAGAGGTTACGATCTTAAACAACATATCAATCTTTTATTGAGTGAAGAAGACGAGGAACTGGGCAATCGGGTAAAAGCAGATTACAGGCTTACCATTTCTGAATTATTATTGACCCAATTTGATGAACCCTGGACTAAATGGGCAAACACCCATAATTTTAAAACCAAATTGCAGGCACATGGTTCGCCGGGCAATTTGATCGACTTATATGCATCGGCAGATATTCCCGAGTGTGAGACTTTTGGCTCTATGCCGTATGATATACAGGGTTTTAGACGCGAAGCCGAAAATATACGTAGCGGTGATGCAGATCCTGTAATGCTGAAGTTTTCGTCTTCCGCAGGGCATATCGCCGGGAAACCTTTAATTTCTTCAGAGACATTTACGTGGTTACGCGAGCATTTTAAAACCGCACTTTCACAAACAAAACCGGAAGCAGAAGAGTTGTTGCTTAATGGGGTAAATCATATCTTTTTACATGGCTCTACCTATTCACCGGAGCGTGCAGGTTGGCCGGGCTGGAAGTTTTATGCTTCTGTAAATTTTAGTCCTAATACTACGATATGGGAGGATGTACCTGCTCTATTTTCGTATTTGACTAATGTGCAATCTGTTTTACAAGAGGGTAAACCCGATAATGAGACTTTATTATACTGGCCTATTCAGGATGAGTGGAACAAATTTCAGCACGGTAAATTGTTCTTTGAGTTTAAAATTCACTCGCTAGAGGA
Encoded here:
- a CDS encoding SusC/RagA family TonB-linked outer membrane protein; this translates as MKKTQKHIVLFLSFLMLSITIWAQEKTVSGTVTDSQGMPLPGVNVIVQGTSTGTQTDFDGNYSLQANEGQTLLFSFVGMKSISQLVGAANSYPITLQEDSSELDAVIVVGYGTQKKSDITGAISQVSADELNDFPVQNTLQGIQGKAAGVNISSNARPGEIGSIRIRGERSISGNSSPLYVVDGVPLQSGGLEAFNPNDIESVEILKDASATAIYGSRGANGVVLVTTKSGKDGRFQLNYSTNVTVENIRNLADYWNAGDYAEYRRDALRGAGLYQSKGYADPILDAQYFGGDETALNNILDGYSWVDRDARIVQTRPATAEEQALYGVSEIPVYDGSQVPTANWTDFAEQTGILQQHNLSANMGTEKMKAYISTGYLDQQGTVPGQEYKRYSALMNLELSPVDWFTIGGTINASYSVQDYGYAAGGSRGSRTLYEAALGQLPYAQPYDANGDYIFNPGGNPNIINPIRDIGEVINERKTARMFGSFFAELKLAEGLRFKTIFGPDIRNFRNGQFQSAESSLRGGGSSSSTNYARYSTSESVSWTLENLLYYNKNFNDLHNVGVTLLQSSSRVTGESNDMTASDLPYDSQLWYNLGSTNRGALDGWGSSYTKRTLTSYMARLNYGLLDKYLLTVTGRADAASVLSEGNKWDFFPSLALGWKMEQEDFMKDIDWINQFKLRLGYGEVGNQAVAPTRLLEDWLGFRIYLVLLQHPVMS
- a CDS encoding glycosyl hydrolase, translating into MTYTNPKYLLILSALMVFLSCKTQEHQEPLKNSIWPEVTNTTKPWTRWWWMGSAVDKPNLKKHLIAFQEAGLGGVEITPIYGVKGEEANFLDHLSPKWLEMLDYTISTADSLGLGVDMVLGTGWPYGGPQVTKEFAATKLVVSTYTVRKGVAFTSAIHPPAIEKQPAVFSALLAYDDDGNLKDLTTQVSDGTISWENPDADYTVYALFTGKTGQQVKRSAPGGAGYTLDHYSNEAFEAYVKPYDSAFAKLNGNLRAIFNDSYEVYGTDFTPKFFSFFEEHRGYDLKQHINLLLSEEDEELGNRVKADYRLTISELLLTQFDEPWTKWANTHNFKTKLQAHGSPGNLIDLYASADIPECETFGSMPYDIQGFRREAENIRSGDADPVMLKFSSSAGHIAGKPLISSETFTWLREHFKTALSQTKPEAEELLLNGVNHIFLHGSTYSPERAGWPGWKFYASVNFSPNTTIWEDVPALFSYLTNVQSVLQEGKPDNETLLYWPIQDEWNKFQHGKLFFEFKIHSLEEWLLGTPFYNTTQELMQKGYGVDFLSDDFLKQATVVDGKIVLPGGSYKSLVVPDTDFMPLATLQKLIELKNQGASVLFRGLPESVPGFYKYVQQTQELKSLIETNSLSATDLETGLQAASVYPETLVNTGLKFIRRDVDGSKIYYLVNHTANAIDHYIPLAGTVENVLILDPLTRKAGAARTKKANGVTTVNVQIASGDALILKTNTSVAADDWVYTNPINSGIELTNPWKISFEKGGPVLPEAVEMKSLKSWTTLGKEAEEFSGTAVYTTMFNTPDVEADAWRLDLGDVRESAAVWLDDVYIGTAWSVPYVLDLGKLDSGKHTLKIKVTNLAANRLRAKELRGEEWKIFYEINMVNKDYKPFDATVWEPTPSGLLSPVKLIPLKTTTN